In one Trichosurus vulpecula isolate mTriVul1 chromosome 8, mTriVul1.pri, whole genome shotgun sequence genomic region, the following are encoded:
- the LOC118828963 gene encoding non-histone chromosomal protein HMG-14-like codes for MPKRKVSSAEGEVREEPKRRSARLSAKPVLAKVEPEPKKTAGKAKSEDRKVHTKGKKKQAEATNQEANKDDLPAENGETKNEEVPVSDSAGEKETKSE; via the coding sequence ATGCCCAAGAGGAAGGTCAGCTCTGCAGAAGGGGAAGTAAGGGAGGAGCCCAAGAGGAGGTCGGCCAGATTGTCAGCTAAACCAGTCCTTGCAAAGGTTGAACCTGAGCCCAAAAAGACAGCTGGGAAGGCTAAATCCGAGGACAGAAAAGttcacacaaaaggaaaaaaaaaacaagcagaagCTACTAACCAAGAGGCGAATAAAGATGACTTGCCTGCAGAAAATGGAGAAACTAAAAACGAAGAGGTTCCAGTCTCTGATTCAGCAGGAGAGAAAGAAACCAAATCTGAATAA